A single region of the Gossypium arboreum isolate Shixiya-1 chromosome 12, ASM2569848v2, whole genome shotgun sequence genome encodes:
- the LOC128285485 gene encoding protein MAINTENANCE OF MERISTEMS-like: MASLITKNPHISDTVNNMGPYRALRGRVNGLGYSPDARLMPYLEIVGFGPATLIWTFYLQYNLISALVERWRPETHTCQLPCGECTVTLEDVALQLGLPIYESDITGVSAIAELAALCYSLVGALPDDDKSNFSGGVLMLDANNNRVHLQYLTLLADLRNVCSYSWGSTVLAMLYSDLFQMIKPDTIDIGRCLVLLQSWALYRMSFLV; the protein is encoded by the exons ATGGCTTCATTGATTACGAAAAATCCTCACATATCTGACACAGTTAATAATAtg GGCCCGTACCGCGCATTAAGGGGCCGGGTGAATGGTTTGGGATATTCCCCGGATGCAAGACTGATGCCCTACTTGGAGATAGTTGGATTCGGACCAGCAACATTGATCTGGACGTTTTATTTGCAGTACAATTTAATATCCGCATTGGTCGAGCGTTGGCGCCCGGAGACCCACACTTGTCAGTTGCCGTGTGGGGAGTGCACTGTCACTCTGGAGGATGTTGCATTGCAACTTGGGCTCCCAATCTATGAGAGTGACATAACGGGCGTAAGTGCGATAGCTGAGTTGGCTGCACTTTGTTATAGCCTAGTAGGAGCCTTACCCGACGATGATAAATCCAATTTTTCGG GGGGTGTACTGATGCTCGATGCGAACAACAACAGGGTTCATCTCCAGTATTTAACTTTATTAGCTGATTTGCGTAATGTTTGCTCGTATAGTTGGGGTTCCACAGTTTTGGCTATGTTGTATAGTGACCTTTTTCAGATGATAAAGCCTGATACCATAGACATAGGCAGATGCCTTGTATTGTTGCAGTCATGGGCTCTTTATCGGATGTCATTCttggtgtaa